The sequence below is a genomic window from Mus musculus strain C57BL/6J chromosome 4, GRCm38.p6 C57BL/6J.
CAAGGGCCATCAATCCAGGATCACAGCTGCAGCCCTGCAGCTCCTGAGCAGAGCATTGGTTCCTCTGTCTTCAACTTCCTTGTTAAACAATCttcccaccattttttttttcttaaaaaaaagccccttaatttttttttaaatgtagccctggttgtcctagaatttgctctatagatcatgctggcctcacactcacagaaatccacctgcctctgcctcagtagtgctgggattaagggcttgCATCACTGCCACCCAGCCAAAGGGATGTCCTTTATCCGGGACTTTAAACTCTGTTAATGATGGATGAGGCTGATGGGGTCCCCAAATATTAGTTGTACTTCTATCAGTTTAAATAAGTAGCTACTATATTACTCTTcgatttttatattttccttattgttgttggtgTTTAGAAGGAATAACCACGCTTTGTGAAACATACAGAAAAGCTGAGATATCTCTGATAAATTAAGCTGGTGTTGCCTCTGAGTGGCCGTGAGTTCAAATGCTTCTACAGCACCCCCTTGCCAAAAGAAAGCACACTTAGTTGGGATTAGAGTGTTAGTTGGGGGTGGGAGATGCGGTGAGAGGAGCAGGGTGTAGAACAAAACCCATCCTTTATCTTGCCAGTTCTCTACCACCCCTGACTCTGTTTctatcttctcttcttcctccctcgtCCATACACACTAAGGAACAGAGGAAAAAATCACTTTTTTCTCCCACCAGTTAGTCGTAGAATGCTACAGCTATTAAGAAAGGAAACTACTGTTGAtcttcaggaaaacaaaacagaacaaaactacTTATCCTCATCTTTAGAGAGGTTATGAACCTTACCATATGGAGATACTACAGTGAGGGATTAAagctacaggtgtgtgtgtgtgtgtgtgtgtgtgtgtgtgtgtgtgttaggggagGTAGTGCTGATAGAAGATCCTCCAAGGTCCCTTGCAGTTTGGGTTTGTGACTGAGTTGTGTCACCTGTCCTTGGAGAGGTAAACTCATCTGTCCCCTAAAAGCTACCTCTGTCAAATGGGGCAGGTGTTGTGATGCAGATCACTAGGCTCAGCCTGGCTTTTCTGACTTAGGTGATCAGATATTCTTACCTAACATACTAGGTGACTCTGGTAAACTagattaataaaaaaggaatttcatttttttctacctttACCTCAGAAAAGAGGGCTTTCCCATTTCTCACGAGGAAGGTGACTGGCAGGCTCTTGTGTGTAGCATTTTCTTGAGGTGGAAGGTATGGGTGATGCCTATCCACATGCCCTTCTTGTCATTTGGAGAAGAGATATAGTTCAACTTGGCTTTGGCCTGGGAATGCTTAGCAAAAGGACATTGGTCTTTCAGTGACTTGTTTCTCATTCTGAATTATTTGTCAAGGTGTCCCTCTACAGTTAGCCACTAGAAGCATTTGCGTTGCTGGTACATGTGTCTTCATTTCTCTGGTGACATGCAATTTCAAACTCAGCCAGTCACATTTTGGAAGCTACTAGGAATGTAAGAAAAATGAGGTACAAGAAGGTCTTTTCCATAATATGTCCTTTGGAAGCATGTTCCTGCCCTTGGCTCTTTCAGCATCATCTGAAAAAGCTGGAAGGCCGACGCTTAGACTTTGATTATAAGAAGAAGCGACAAGGCAAGATTCCAGATGAAGAACTCCGCCAAGCTCTGGAGAAATTCGATGAGTCTAAAGAAATCGCCGAGTCGAGCATGTTCAACCTCTTGGAGATGGATGTAAGCTGCTTTTCTCTgggttttcatttaattttaccaTCGAGGCATAGCACTGATGTGTTGAAAGACATATCATGTGACATGATACCATCTGGTTCCTCTGTGTGATAAGAACACACAGGGGCCACTTATCTTAGTGATTTATCATACAGACAACATGGAAATGGAATTCATTTCTTTATCCTTATAGATTGATTGAACCAGAACTATTTTTAATGGATTTTAAAGTATTGCCAGTAAGTGCAGAGATAATGACTCTGATAACCCACATATAAATCCAACATATTACAAACTACTGTTTTAATATAGAGCATATGACCTGCATTATGAATAAATTACATTCAGAATTGAGTTTCTGAAGTTATAAAGTTGTCAATACATAGAAGTGATCTTGAAATTTTcatagaaaaatacataaattagAATTGATGATTCATTCAGGGCATGGCTGAGATGGTTTAGAAGTTGCCCCTGCATCACCAGAATTCTAAATTATCACTTATGGCTTCGGACATTAACTTCTGTTGAGTTCATTCAGCTGTAAAGCCACATGAACAGTGCTTTCTTCCTTATTTCACACATGTATAGATTTGAATAACTGGATTTCTTGTCCTGGACCATCTCCACCATCTAACCCCAGAGTTCATCTGGGACGTTTGTAGGGCTTTGTGTACTCATCACTGGAGGAatctccagagaaacaaaaccaTAGGGTTATAGGTACAGGTGGTATGGATGCAGGGTGCATAGCTGgagatcaagggagaaaggggaagttTCTCATGAGGAGGCTGATTGAGGCTCAGAAGCTCCACATATACCTCCAGATAGGTGGGGAGCCAGTGAGGCTGGAAACATAGTTCAGACTGATTCTAAAGGCCTGAGAATGAACGTTGGCATTGGCAAATTGATTCGGTTACCAGAGGCTAGGAAACcagaaatggcagagaaacacaagtCTCGAGGATGGAGAGCTGGCAGCTCTGGTGTTCAAATGCAAGAGGAGGTAAATGTTCAGCCCCAGGAGAGAAAGGAGTGAATCTCTCTCTTTTGTCATTTGCTTTATTTGAATCCTCAATGTACTGGGTAGCGTGTACCATTTTAGATATGCCAAGCTTATCCTTGCTCAGTTCTTTCTGATTCAAATGCAGATCTAGTCTGGAAGCAACTCCACAGACACACCCAAGGACCATGCTTTGCTAGCTTTTGAGTATCTTTTAAACTTTTCGTGTTGTCATCCCAAAATTAGCCATCCCATTAATTAATTGGCTTACATCCTGAGTGGCAGCGAAGGTATGTTGAACATGTAGAGCCCTCATCATCCCGAGATAGTTCAGGTTTGTCTACAGACAACTTTGTCCTCCTAACCACTCAGTGAAATACTGTAGGAACTCTGAGCCAGTGTGTGTCCTTGTACTCTGAGCCCCCCTCCCACATCCTCAAACTTACAGGACAGCGTTCATTACCTTTGACTTGAAGGCTACAACTCAGGTAGATCACAGCATACAATGTCCAAAAGGAAGGCTGTTTAGAGTATTAGATAATTAACTTTAAATCCCAACTGGATCAGGCTAAGAGGTCAAAAGCTTTATTCTACACTGTGGTAACCAAAGTGAGAAATcgattttcctctttttttattgCCATTGGTTATTAGCACATAAAATGATGCTTAGATTTCATGTTGGCTGCTgcagacaggaagcaaagagtCCTGTAGTTATAGAATCTTTCTCCTAAAGGACTTCAATGAAAGAAGCCACATCGTAACCAGAAAGCTTATAGTTAAGCTTAATGAAAACAATGAGACCTGCCCAAGGCCTGACCTTATGGTACTACAGGCATTTCTGAGTGTAAGGATGCTCTCAAATTCTTAGTCAACCCAGAACCTGCAGAGCTATGAGTGTTATCACGACAGGCTGCACAATCGTTGCACAGTTGCCGTTCTGGGACAGTAATGTGGTAACTGAAGAGTGCTCTCTCCATCCTTCCAGATAGAACAGGTGAGCCAGCTCTCCGCACTTGTTCAGGCTCAGCTGGAGTACCACAAGCAGGCAGTGCAGATCCTGCAGCAGGTCACTGTCAGACTGGAAGAAAGGTGAGTTACACTTCCCTAAGGTTCTTATCGGCTGTAAAAGGATGTGCCaagaaactgaaataaaagaTGACACTCGGAGACCAACATTCGCCAACCCACCTGCTGATGCCACACGGGCACCTCCTGGAGGGGCTGCTTGATTTGACTTTGCACTTGTCTTCCTTCCCTTGTCTTGCTTTCTTCCGGCTCTGACCCTGTGTTTATGAGATGTTGACATACGAAGTGTATATTTGCTACCATAGATGGTACACCAGAATTGATGATGGTGGCTGTCATTTGCTTAGCAATATCCTGTAGCACAACCCTGCATATGCTCGCTTTGAAAGAGCCCTGTGGACCTAACAGATGAGCAGTACTGTGAGGCCTAGGGAGGTGACGTCATCACCGAGGGGCTCACACAGTGGTGAGTCAGGGCACATGGTCGGGCAAAAGCTACTTAGAAGCCTGTGTCTTTTCATTCTTGTTTTCCTTGAATGATAATGCACCAGTCCACCTTCAGAGGACTGTTTCCATGTTCCTGCTCAACCTCCTTAAACCTGCCCCACTGTGAGCTGTAGTAGTTGTCTACATGAATAGAGCTCTTTGGGGTTGTGAGGTATAGCTTAAATGAATATGTGCACTATAAGACAGATATGCCTTGACCAACATCAGATTCCTCCAAAAGGAATTCCTCCTCTCATCTACAGAACAACATAGCCTAGCATTAAGTGTGACGTAGAATGTCAGTGGGCTATGCTGTGATCATGGCTGGGTAGAATTTGGGGTACCTGCACCTATAAAAGTTCATTATACTACATGTTGCAGCCCTAAGAAAATATCAGAATTTAGGGCACAATTTCTATTGCATAGGAATCCCTTTTACATCATTATAATATCAAAAGAATATTGAAGTGAACCATCTTAAGGCAGGGGCCTTATTAATTATACCTTATTTAGCCAGGTGACATCATTATCAACCAAGGATCTTGTTATTCTTGCTTCATTTAGCTACATGAAGGAGGAAATTTTCCTAAATCAATATATCAAAGAATTTTGTAGCAGCCTTTACCTTTAAGATCATGTCCAGAGTACACCTTCCTGGGTGATTAGTGGCTGAGTGTCCAGTGAGACCTTCAGTCATAAGTCATATGCTGCATTGTTTTGGACTAGCTGGCCTTCCCATCACCTTAGATCCTTCTTTGATTTGTGCTTTTTTAGTATAAACCTTCAATTCACCCTTGCAGAAGTGTATTTAACTCTGAAGCTTCTCTAGTAGAAAGGCTTAAAATAAATGTATCAGAACACCAGCCACACTATGTACCTCTCACTTCTGTTGAAGATGAAGGGAGTATGTTCACTCTCTTTTTCATCTCAAAcatgctcttttattttttttttattttcatttttatttattcacttcacatcccaCTCAGTATTCCCCCTCCAGGTCACACACTCCTACAATTCTTCCTGCAtaaccctccccttctcctctgagtgagcCCTCCCCCCTGTATGTCCCCACCCTGGCAGTTTAATTCTCTGTGAGGGtgggtgcttcctctcccactgaggtcagataaAGCAGCCCAGGTAGTATaatatatcccacatacaggcaacagcttttgggatagcccccatccaagttgttcaggacccacatgaagaccatgttgcacatctgctgcatatgattgggggcggggagggggtctaggtccagcccttgtaagttctttggttggtggttcagactctgagaaccccaagggtccaggtcagTCGACCCTGTGGGTCTTCCCGTGTAGAGCCTATCCCTTTTGTGGCCCACAGcgccatccactgtttggctgtggacggtgtctgtatctgtctgagtcagcggCTGGGTGGAGCCTCGAAGAGGACAACATGCTTCCGTCTACAAGTAGAATAGAGTATCATCAGTAGTGTTAGGGATTGCTGCTTGCCCATAGGATTGGGcttgttattggttggccatttcctgtctctgctccatcccctgtgcctacctttcttgtagacaggataaatttgggaatgaaagttttgtgagtggaTTGGTGTCTCTATctttccactggggttcctgtctggctacaggaggtggcctcttcaggttccatatccacaGTATAGTGAGTTACAGCTAAGGCCACCCCCATTGATTATTGGGTTCCTCCTTTGTCCCAGGCcgtgtctcatcctggagatgtcCCCTCTCCTCACCCCTGGCAGTTGCAGATTTTcgttcattttcatggccatctagacATATCTCTTATCCTTTCCCACACCTAATCCTGAatcctcccactcccctcccaaGCTTCCCTCCCCCATCACTTCATCCGTCTTCCTCTCATGActgttttattcccccttctaagtgagattcaaggttccttgcttgggccttccttcctgtttagcttctttgtgtctgGGGAGTGTAACATGGTacttgtattttatggctaatatccatttataagtgagtatatccCATGCATGACCTTTTGAAACTGGGTTACCTCAcgatgatattctcaagatctgtccatttgcctgcaaatttcacgatgtcttggtttttaatagctgaatactattccattgtgtagatataccacattttatttatctattattcgcttgagggacatctaggttgtttccagtttctggctattacaaataaagctgctatgaacataattgaccAAGTATCTTTGTGagatgttagagcatcttttggatatatgcccaggagtggtatagctggatcttaaggtagaactattctgagaaaccaccagattgatttaaAAAGTAGTTGTACAAGTGTACACtctcaacagcaatggaggaatgtttgcCTTGCTCCTCATTCTTTCGAGCATCAGATATGTCTTGagattttgatcatagccattttGATGGGTATAAggtggaacctcagagttgttttgatttgcagttccctgatgactaaggactttgaacagttctttaagtgcttctcagccctttgagatttctctgttgaaaattttctgtttatttctgtgCCCATGTTTTACTTGGccatttgggttgttggtgtctaacctTTTAAGATCTTTGTAATTTTTGgccattagccctctatcagatgttgtgtacacttgattttttgataaagaagccaaaaccaaacaatggaaaaatggaagcatcttaacaaatgttgctggttTAACTGGATATCGACAtgtaaaagaatggaaatagatgcaTACTTACCagtctgcacaaaactcaagttcaagtggattaaggacttcAACAtcaaactggatacactaaatctcataaaagggaaaatgggaaattcccttgaattcattggcacaggagacaagttcctgaacagaacaccagtggctcaggccataagatcagcaattgataaatgggacttcataaaactgcaaagcttttgtaggACATATCGGcagcccacagattgggaaaggatctttaaacATGGTTTAAATCAGTATAATTCTAGAATTCCATACCCCTAACCTTCCTTTCCttaaaataaagtgtgtgtgtgtgtgtgtgtgtgtgtgtgtgtgtgtgtgtgtgtgtgtgtgtatatttatatatgtcttATTGAATACCTAACACTGGAAAAGATCCTCTTACTggccttccttcatttctttgttACTCTCTGTATGTCCATCTGCTCATTCTTATCAGAACCCGtggctcttcctcttttcctcccttcaacCCTTCCCGTGTTCTACATGGAATAGCTTTCTTTCATATGTAGAGCTATGATCTCATTCCTTAAACCATATCTCAGCTTCTTTATGGCTAAATAAACTCTCCATATCTCTAAACCCCACCCATGCACTTTGAGCTCTTGGTGGCAATCTGTGGTCAGTGATGCCTGCTGTCCCCTATACACACTGCCTTCGGGCAGCAACTTTGTCTTATGCACCTTTATGTTCCTGGTCTCTAACGTGGTGCATATTAGCATAAATTACTCTGAATGTAGGAGTGAGAGATTGGGAGAAAGGATGCAAACAGTGAGGACAGGATGACAAACCTCCCGAAGAACAGGTGTCAGGGATATGGGAGACCAAGGGTACTTAGCACATTTCCACTGGATCATGGTAGCTCTTTAAGTGAGCCAAGCAGTTCCTGGATTTTACTGCTTTTCTGTTCACCTGTAATTGGCTACGTAATTCTCCATCATCCCTTTTCTTTGTGATACAGAATAAGACAAGCTTCATCTCAGCCAAGAAGGGAATATCAGCCCAAACCACGGATGAGCCTAGAGTTTGCCACTGGAGACAGTACTCAGCCCAACGGGGGTCTCTCCCACACAGGCACACCCAAACCTCCAGGTAAGGAGCATAAGGTTACAGGCCCCCTTTCCTGGGCCTTGGGCACACCCACAGGCAATGCTGAGAAAGTTGAGAGCATTCTGCTTCCCCTACACAGCAAGTCATTGCTCATGGGAGGGTTTGTAAGGTAGGAGCTTTGTTCTTGGGCAAGTTTTATCCTTGCTCCATTGTCccaccttcttttccttctttctgaaaCATGTATTCTTGTGGTAATTATAACGAAGTTCATCAGGCTTATCTTCCTGACAAAGCTGGGAGAAGGAAAAGCAGTGCTTAGGAGTTTAACTACAGACATGGCCAAATCCATCCATGTTAGTACTTTTACATAGCTTCCCATTCGAAATAGTGTAATTAGTAATATAGACAGTACTCTAAAGTCTTAGAATCACAGATCAGTTCTCATTCTTCAAATTTAGTAATTCCAGATTCGTGAAAACTGCTGTAATAAGGGAAAACAGGACACAGAACAGTGGGCCCTGGCTTTGCCCTGTGTGACTGGCTCAAAGAAAAAGCATTCTATTTGCTTCTTAACCCCAAATTAGAGCTAACAGTACAATTTTCATTAAATGGTTATGTCTATTTAACAACAAATTTTTAGAAAATCATAATCTATATTTGGTGAATTGGTGTGTAATATGCACAGATGAGTATGCTGTAAGATCCACAGCATAAGAATAATGTAATACATGCTGCATAATTTAATAAAGAGTGGACTTTGCCCTCAAGGTATCTATTTAAAATGAGCAAACATATTAATATAACATGCACATAAATATGAACATAGAAAAGTGTCTGTGGACCTCATACTAATGAGATGTCTTAAAAAGGGAAacagtataatttatttatttttatttagagagGTTACCAAATGAAAAATGAACTGTATGTCTTGTTTGTGGGCAAGGAGAAGTGCAGTTATCAATAATTTATGTGGCAAGTGTGACCTTCAGGTCCACTGCCCTTGGGGCCCCAGTGGGCAACAGTGGACGCTCTGATCTGTGGACAGAGATTCAGATGCCCCCTTCTTCATTCCATGACAGCATTTTACAGAGCTTTCTACTGCAGTGAACCAATCACTGAAGATCCAGGAAAAACGGGATAAGCTGCAGATTTTTACAACCCATGCCCAATGTCAGATGGGTTCCCACTTCTTTAAGCAAGACAGTTTTACAGTTGGAAATGCGCCAGGAGAAAACTTGGGTCTCATTTGTATGTGGGCATTTGAGAATGATCGTGGCAATGGGGAAACTGAAGTAGGGGTACACACCAATATTCCTCTGGGGAAAATATAGGTTTTGTCAATTGAGAACATCCAGCCATGTCAGAGCTGGGGAAGAGCGGCCCCAAGGGCCTCCCTCCCTTTGGGTCTAGGATAACAAAGATGGAatttagattttagtaagtaataattcaggactATCAAAGGGGAGGTGTTAGCTATGTGTAAGTTTgagagtggcccagccattgcgCTATTTgaggcatattaaaatagaaggctGTGTATATGTGATTTTCATTCGAGAATCCGGAGGAACCATAGCCGCCACTGGGGTGATCAGAGCGGATCAACCTTCTACCGCAACCTGCTGTGACCTTTTacgttctctctgtctctgattctcagGTGTCCAAATGGATCAGCCCTGCTGCCGAGCTCTGTATGACTTTGAACCTGAAAATGAAGGGGAATTGGGTTTTAAAGAGGGCGATATCATCACACTCACTAATCAGATTGACGAGAACTGGTATGAGGGGATGCTTCATGGCCAGTCTGGCTTTTTCCCCATCAACTATGTAGAAATTCTGGTTGCTCTGCCCCATTAGGATCCTGTGCTGGCTGGCTCACCTCCTTCTGACCCAGATAGTTAAGTTTAACCACTGCTTTGGTAATGCTGCTTCCAATACATCACGAATGCAGGCCGCAGTGGATGAGTCACCAAGCCCACACGTGCCCTGGGTTGACCCGTGTGCTCCTCCAGGAGACGCGGTGATAGATGGTATCTTCCAAGGCCAGTGGGCCTGGTACATGCTTTAAAACACCATCTGAGACTAGCCAGGAGTCCCAGAACTGGCTTCACAGTTCTCAGGAGGCTGTGGTTCCTGGTAACATGCCTGTGAACCACATGGCAGAAAAACTCTCCTCACTGAAGATATTGTCTCTCACCCAGGGGCCATCTCAAGGTCTCCAGTTCTCcatttacagaggagaaagtcctTTTTGTTGCACTTTCCCTTCCTAAATATGTGAGTCACAGAATTGTTGGCAAAAACATCCCCTCACCAGCAAGATGTCTGCTGGTTTAAGCAACTTGGTCTCTTGATGCCATTAGCAAAAGTATTAATTGTCCAAAGCACCTTTGTTcactaatatctatctatctatctatctatctatctatctatctatctatctatctatctatctatcatctatctacctacctatctacctatcatctatctatctatcatctattatctatctatctatctatctatctatctatctatctatctatccatctatctatccatcatctatctacctacctatctactatccatctatctatctatccatcatctatctacctacctatctactatccatccatttatctatctatctatctatctatctatctatctatctccctcaTACTTCTGAGACATGGCCAgttttcttccctccctgctgTTAAGCACTTGGCAGATGAGGGGGGGGGTCCCATTTATTTCTGAGTGAGATGGTGAGCAATCTGTATGTtggctgaaaagaaaaaaaaatctccagtcTGAATTGGGAAGAAATCTGGTCTCTAAGCTCAGATTCCTTGCTGTACAGAAGCTGTGTATATACGTAGCCCGTTTCTGAAGGGTACAGGAAGGGGGCACGGCTGTCTTCCCTTCTCTGTTTACTTACCCAGGAATCAGTCCATTCCCTGAGTCCCTTTACCACAAAGACGTAGGAGAGAAACACTAGTAAGCATTTCCCACTCCATAGAACAAGACAGTGAGCATCGCTCCTTCCCACGTTTACTTGTTTGTGTTCCTTGAACATCATTTGTGCATATTCTGCCCTCAATGAGGACCAAATAAAGATGATTTTTGTGCTTAGCAGTTTAAGGTATGTGGCTGCATATGCAAACCCCTTTTCCACTCCAGTCATTACTTTGAACGCCTCCCTTCCTCATTTTGTGTGTACAGTGCTGTGTACGCTGATCAGTGTTGGGTTTTCGTTTTGTTCTCCTTTCAGTTATGGAAGTCCCGATAGGCACCCAGAGTTCTATTTATCTAGCTGTACAGGCTCCTTCAGAGGTTTAGCGTGCTGCTTCCGATATGCCACTTGCGGTAGTGGATCGTGTGGAGTGAAAGGCAAATCTTCCTGCTTAATGTATAAACTCACCACGGGAAGCACTGCTGTTTCCAATAAACATTGCTGAAGACGAAACAGAggcttctgcttcttcctttttGCCAGTTCTCTGGGCTGACAGTGGGTGGGCTGAGATTCTCTGGATCTCCATTGCCTTTGGATGGAGCCAATCCAGACCTGGTCCCAACCTCATCTCCAGCTTGGGGCATGTGGGGCAAGTTCCAGAAACAAGTGGTGAGTTAGTTTAGTAGGCACTTGCATCACTAATTCCAGGATGAAGAAGAACTTGGGGGGAGAGAGTAAGTCCAGGCAGCTGGCTCCTTGAAGTCATGTGATTTAAGAAACAGTGCTGTTGGCAGGAGAACACAGTGCcaaatagagaaaatgaaataagttGGCCGGGCTTAtggctattttgtttttaatttttctttatttttaatttcatccaTCTATAGAGTGAAATATCATCTCTACCTCCTAGTTCCTCCATTAATTCCTCCAATGCCCCCCCCATACACCTTTCAACGAATTTCAAGTCTTTAAGTCCAGTTAGTGCTGTCTGCATGTCCTTGTGTCCCTGGGTGTGGCACCATGCACTAGAGCATGGGAAACCCACCAGGGGTCACACCTTCAGAGAAGGAAGGATTCTACTGTCTCCAGAAACTCTCCACTGCTAATAGTTCCTCAGTAAGAAGTGGGGTGTGGAGGCAGCAGGGATATAAAGAGTAAATACCCTCCTAATTTTACAAGAGAAAAGTGGGGACTATAGCATGTGTCCAACTACTGCCCCCCAAAAGATGTAAGTTCTTTTTGCAATaacctttaaaaatcatttcatggTGAGGCTaatcatataaaatacaatttaccACAcatagaagaagagaaagaaaataattcaaacaacagaccaaaaacaaacagacagaaaacaaacaaaaacagaccaaaaacaaacaaacagaccaaaaaacaaacaaacaaaaacctaggcCAACAGGGAAGGGGTGCATGGCCTACACAGAGCAGGAGGTCAGGAGTTGTGTGCACTCCCAACAACGTTTTAGCCAAACAATCCCTTTAGCTTTAAGAGGTGCATTCATAGGGATGGTACTTAATATTTTCGAAATCCAAAAGGAAACTAACAGCAAGACTCTGCACCAGAGGGTACTCTCAATGTGAGCCAGTGTCAAACGAGCTTCTCCATatgatgagaaaacaaaacacattatttTGTTATCTTCCAATCACATTTCTCCTTGTGATTACACACCAACTAAAGCTTTCAGAAGGCTAGGGGAAATGCAGGCATGTTTTAAAGACCTGAGAGTCCCACTTTCGTCCCTCT
It includes:
- the Sh3gl2 gene encoding endophilin-A1 isoform X1 → MERKVDVTSRAVMEIMTKTIEYLQPNPASRAKLSMINTMSKIRGQEKGPGYPQAEALLAEAMLKFGRELGDDCNFGPALGEVGEAMRELSEVKDSLDMEVKQNFIDPLQNLHDKDLREIQHHLKKLEGRRLDFDYKKKRQGKIPDEELRQALEKFDESKEIAESSMFNLLEMDIEQVSQLSALVQAQLEYHKQAVQILQQVTVRLEERIRQASSQPRREYQPKPRMSLEFATGDSTQPNGGLSHTGTPKPPGVQMDQPCCRALYDFEPENEGELGFKEGDIITLTNQIDENWYEGMLHGQSGFFPINYVEILVALPH
- the Sh3gl2 gene encoding endophilin-A1, with the protein product MSVAGLKKQFHKATQKVSEKVGGAEGTKLDDDFKEMERKVDVTSRAVMEIMTKTIEYLQPNPASRAKLSMINTMSKIRGQEKGPGYPQAEALLAEAMLKFGRELGDDCNFGPALGEVGEAMRELSEVKDSLDMEVKQNFIDPLQNLHDKDLREIQHHLKKLEGRRLDFDYKKKRQGKIPDEELRQALEKFDESKEIAESSMFNLLEMDIEQVSQLSALVQAQLEYHKQAVQILQQVTVRLEERIRQASSQPRREYQPKPRMSLEFATGDSTQPNGGLSHTGTPKPPGVQMDQPCCRALYDFEPENEGELGFKEGDIITLTNQIDENWYEGMLHGQSGFFPINYVEILVALPH